Proteins encoded together in one Penicillium digitatum chromosome 1, complete sequence window:
- a CDS encoding Saccharopine dehydrogenase Lys1, putative, giving the protein MAGQKIWLRAETKPAEARSALTPTTCKALIDAGYDVTVERSIQRIFEDEEFSKIGAPLVEEGSWVRDAPKDAVILGLKELPEDDFPLEHVHVTFAHCFKQQGGWEKVLSRWPRGKGTLLDLEFLTDDSGRRVAAFGWSAGYAGSALAVKNWAWQLTHPNETLPGEVPYANQECLVESVKESLEAGKKVAGKAPKILVIGALGRCGSGAVQLAKDVGIPESNIIQWDMAETARGGPFKEISHEADIFVNCIYLSAKIPAFVNLESLSAPNRTLSVICDVSADTSNPLNPIPLYNITTTFDKPTVPVSGLEAGGLPLSVISIDHLPSLLPRESSEMFSEALLPSLLTLNDRANARVWKQAEQLFDEKVATLPESLQA; this is encoded by the exons TGACCCCGACTACCTGCAAGGCATTGATTGATGCTGGATATGATGTGACCGTCGAGCGGTCCATCCAGCGGATCTTCGAAG ATGAGGAATTCTCCAAG ATCGGTGCGCCTTTGGTTGAAGAGGGATCCTGGGTTCGGGATGCGCCCAAGGATGCCGTCATTCTGGGCCTTAAGGAGCTGCCAGAGGATGACTTCCCTCTGGAGCACGTTCACGTTACTTTCGCGCACTGCTTCAAGCAGCAGGGTGGCTGGGAGAAGGTCCTAAGCCGCTGGCCTCGCGGCAAGGGCACATTGCTCGACCTGGAATTCTTGACTGATGATTCCGGACGCCGAGTTGCTG CGTTCGGATGGTCCGCCGGTTACGCAG GATCTGCTTTGGCTGTGAAGAACTGGGCTTGGCAATTGACACATCCCAACGAGACCTTGCCTGGTGAGGTTCCCTATGCCAACCAAGAATGCCTAGTCGAGTCTGTTAAGGAGTCGCTTGAGGCTGGCAAGAAGGTTGCTGGCAAGGCACCTAAGATTCTTGTCATTGGAGCT CTCGGACGCTGTGGCAGCGGTGCTGTGCAACTGGCCAAGGATGTCGGTATTCCCGAATCCAACATTATCCAGTGGGACATGGCAGAGACTGCGCGAG GTGGTCCTTTCAAAGAAATCTCACACGAAGCGGATATCTTCGTGAACTGCATCTACCTCTCAGCTAAGATCCCAG CCTTCGTGAACCTGGAGTCACTCTCTGCCCCCAACAGAACCCTGTCTGTTATCTGTGACGTCAGCGCCGATAC CTCCAACCCTTTGAACCCCATTCCTTTGTACAACATAACGACCACATTTGACAAGCCGACAGTTCCCGTCTCTGGCCTGGAGGCTGGAGGCCTGCCTCTCAGCGTGATCAGCATTGACCACCTCCCGTCTCTCCTTCCCCGTGAGAGCTCTGAAATGTTCAGCGAGGCTCTGCTGCCTAGCCTTCTCACACTTAATGACCGGGCTAACGCTCGGGTCTGGAAGCAAGCTGAGCAGCTCTTCGATGAGAAGGTTGCTACCCTGCCTGAGTCGCTTCAGGCCTAA